A section of the Elizabethkingia anophelis R26 genome encodes:
- a CDS encoding alkaline phosphatase, producing MRKSVLMLMSLFIALTVYAQQKVKHVVLIGCDGFGAYALPEADMPNLKNLMKDGSWSLKARSVLPSSSAVNWASMIMGAGPTLHGYTEWNSAVPEIPSSDLTKEGMFPSIFSILKEQKPSLITALIYSWQGIDPLVQKGTTDIRIPAKDNDDFCTESAVEVIKTKKPTLTFIHLDQPDGVGHNTGHRTPAYYEELKKVDARIGKIVQAVKDAGIANETVIIVTADHGGKDKGHGGKTLDEVLIPWVVYGKGVKKNQELKNTIITYDTGATIAWLLGLKVPESWRGLPVKQAFLTK from the coding sequence ATGAGAAAATCTGTTCTGATGCTGATGAGTCTTTTCATTGCACTAACAGTGTATGCACAACAAAAAGTAAAACATGTAGTTCTTATCGGGTGCGATGGCTTTGGTGCTTATGCTTTGCCGGAAGCTGATATGCCTAATCTGAAAAATTTAATGAAAGATGGCTCCTGGTCATTAAAAGCACGTTCTGTACTGCCTTCGTCCAGTGCTGTTAACTGGGCGTCTATGATTATGGGAGCAGGACCTACATTACACGGCTATACCGAATGGAACAGTGCCGTTCCGGAGATTCCTTCCTCAGATCTTACAAAAGAAGGAATGTTTCCTTCCATTTTCAGTATACTAAAAGAGCAGAAACCTTCTTTGATAACAGCATTGATATACAGTTGGCAGGGGATTGATCCGTTGGTTCAGAAAGGAACAACAGATATAAGAATTCCTGCAAAAGACAATGACGATTTCTGTACAGAGTCTGCTGTAGAAGTTATTAAAACAAAGAAACCTACATTAACATTTATACATTTAGATCAGCCGGACGGAGTAGGGCATAATACAGGACACCGTACTCCTGCTTATTATGAAGAATTAAAAAAGGTAGATGCACGTATTGGAAAAATTGTACAGGCTGTGAAAGATGCAGGTATTGCCAACGAAACTGTTATTATTGTAACAGCCGATCATGGTGGTAAGGATAAAGGGCATGGCGGAAAGACATTGGATGAGGTTCTGATTCCATGGGTTGTTTATGGTAAAGGTGTAAAGAAAAATCAGGAACTGAAGAATACAATTATTACTTACGATACCGGAGCTACTATTGCATGGCTGTTAGGATTAAAAGTGCCGGAAAGCTGGAGGGGTCTTCCGGTAAAGCAAGCTTTTCTTACTAAATAA
- a CDS encoding RrF2 family transcriptional regulator, with amino-acid sequence MFSKTCEYAIRAVIFIAQQTKDGSRIGIKDIAKGIDSPEHFIAKILQDLSRKGLVQSAKGPTGGFYLDDYNLNRPIADIVKTMDGDRIFNGCALGLKECSESHPCPVHNEFKHIRKNLKEMLENAKIGEFINKLDAHETFLRR; translated from the coding sequence ATGTTTTCAAAGACTTGTGAATATGCTATTCGTGCCGTGATTTTTATCGCCCAACAGACAAAGGACGGTAGCAGGATTGGTATTAAAGATATTGCAAAAGGTATTGATTCACCGGAACATTTTATTGCCAAGATATTGCAGGATCTCAGCAGAAAAGGTTTAGTACAATCTGCAAAAGGACCTACAGGTGGATTTTATCTGGACGATTATAATCTGAACAGACCAATAGCGGATATTGTAAAGACAATGGATGGAGACCGAATTTTCAATGGTTGTGCTTTGGGGCTTAAAGAATGCTCCGAGTCTCACCCTTGTCCGGTACATAATGAGTTTAAACATATCCGTAAAAACCTGAAAGAAATGCTGGAAAATGCTAAGATAGGGGAGTTCATCAATAAACTGGATGCTCATGAAACTTTCTTGAGGAGATAA
- a CDS encoding c-type cytochrome, whose translation MKKIVFTLALVSLAVISCFKKEAEAEQLQTESNVMLEEPKTTQESAVAGTPEEEGKKLVEGADCLSCHKVDAKLVGPSYQDVAAKYTDADIDHLAGKIIEGGKGVWGDIPMTPHTGLSQDNAKLMVKYILSLKK comes from the coding sequence ATGAAAAAAATAGTATTTACCCTCGCATTGGTGTCATTAGCTGTAATCTCCTGCTTTAAAAAAGAAGCAGAAGCGGAGCAACTGCAAACCGAATCTAATGTTATGTTGGAAGAACCTAAAACAACTCAGGAATCTGCAGTTGCGGGAACTCCGGAAGAAGAAGGAAAAAAACTGGTAGAAGGAGCAGACTGCTTGTCTTGTCATAAAGTTGATGCCAAACTTGTAGGTCCGTCATATCAGGATGTTGCTGCAAAATATACAGACGCAGATATAGATCATCTTGCGGGAAAAATCATAGAAGGTGGAAAAGGTGTATGGGGAGACATTCCTATGACGCCGCATACAGGACTAAGTCAGGACAACGCCAAATTAATGGTGAAATATATTCTTTCCCTGAAAAAATAA
- the ric gene encoding iron-sulfur cluster repair di-iron protein has protein sequence MNAKTDYIGAMVAADFRTAAIFKKYGIDFCCKGGRTIADACEKKGIDEQKIYEEIENLPKSGGTNIDFTSWPLDLLADYVEKTHHRYVEEKTPVLQAFLDKLCKVHGDRHPELFEIRELFDESAKDLAAHMKKEELILFPFVRNMIKAQQTGEALRLPHFGTVENPVNMMQHEHTIEGERFEKIAKLTGGYIPPADACNTYKVAFAMLQDFENNLHTHIHLENNILFPKSIHLEKDFSA, from the coding sequence ATGAACGCAAAAACAGATTATATCGGAGCTATGGTAGCTGCGGATTTCAGAACAGCAGCTATATTCAAAAAATATGGAATAGACTTCTGCTGTAAAGGTGGCAGAACGATTGCAGATGCTTGTGAGAAAAAGGGCATAGATGAACAAAAGATCTATGAAGAAATAGAGAATCTGCCAAAAAGCGGAGGGACTAATATTGATTTTACTTCATGGCCTCTGGATTTATTAGCAGATTATGTAGAAAAAACACATCACCGCTACGTAGAAGAAAAAACACCGGTTTTACAGGCATTTTTGGATAAGCTTTGTAAGGTGCACGGAGACAGGCATCCGGAACTTTTTGAAATTCGTGAATTGTTTGATGAGTCTGCGAAGGACCTTGCAGCCCACATGAAGAAAGAAGAGCTTATCCTTTTTCCTTTTGTCCGCAATATGATCAAAGCACAGCAGACTGGTGAAGCCTTGCGACTGCCGCATTTCGGTACGGTAGAGAATCCTGTAAATATGATGCAGCATGAGCATACCATAGAAGGAGAACGATTTGAAAAAATAGCAAAACTAACAGGTGGGTATATACCTCCTGCAGATGCTTGTAATACTTACAAAGTAGCATTTGCAATGTTACAGGATTTTGAAAATAATCTGCATACACATATTCATCTTGAAAATAATATACTATTCCCTAAATCTATCCATTTGGAAAAAGACTTTAGTGCATAA